The following DNA comes from Pseudomonas triticicola.
GTTTTGATTGCGCAGGAAATCGGCAACGGCTTTGAGCTTGATCTGAGTGTCGACCCTGGCCATTAGAACCGGGGGAATGATCGGCTTGGTGATGTAATCCGCAGCGCCCAGGCTCAAGCCGCGAATCTCGTCCTCCGTAGCGGTCATGGAGGTCAGGAAAATGATCGGTATATGGCGAATACGAGCGTCAAGCTTGAGCTGCTCGGCAACGTCATAACCGGACAGGCCCGGCATCATGATGTCAAGCAGGATCAGGTCGGGAAGCGGGTCTGCCTGTAGCAGGCGCAGGGCCTTTTCGCCGCTGTTGGCAGCCTTGACCCGATATTTGTCCTTGAGCATCTCGGCGATCAGCATCAGGTTATCGGGGGTATCGTCGACCACCAGAACGGTAGCTGATGGGTAAACGTCCTGCATGCTATCCATGTATGTTGGCTCCCGTGTGCGCAATTCAAGAGCAGGCGCACTTACGCCAATCTCTTGCTAGCAAGCGTAGCTAGAAAAGCTGCAATCGCTAGGTGAAGATCGGCAGGTTGGTTCGAAGAGTCACTAAATCGAATGTCTGCTACTGGCCGAAAGCGGCCGTTCACGAACGACTACCTTCGGCCAAAAGTAGCCCTGATGGCGGGCTATAATTCTCTGATGCTCAGAATAAACGGGGGATGACAGCGGGGTGGAAAAATAGGCTGTAAGTCGACGCTGCCTCATAACACCACCTTCGCCACGGTAGAGAAGCCATCGGGCTTTCTACTTCAGGCGAACGAAAGACCATTCAACGCTACAGGTGAGAATTGGCGGTATGTGCTTCTCCCTTAATAATACTGGCCTACGGCGAGCAAGCTCTCGAGACACGTCTAATCATAACCCCTATCCTCCGAGCTTGACCGGTTGAGGAAGGAGCTCTCGGCTGAAGAGGGATTGCGACGGCGAAAAGTCCGTATCCCAGGCGAACGCAGTGGCGCTCGAACAATCTCGGTCGGTACCCAGGTGACGGTTAGCGGCGAAAGAGCCACTGCAATGGCGAACGCATTCAGTCCCCCTGTGCCGATAACATCAGAGCAGATAGCCCTTTTTTCGCCATTGAAGGTACATGCGGCAAGATTATCAAAGAGCATCCGAGTGCGAGCTTTATCTGACTGTTGTAAAGGTGGCCTGGACTGAGCCTGCAAGAGAGATTGGAAATCTGCTCCATCACTCGTTGCCCGCATCCTGGGTTCTGATGTTGGCCAGTCGGATGGTGCTGGCGGTACTGCAGAAATACCGGTCATTGGCATGCCTCATATCACGCTTGGTGTCATGAATCTCGCCAGTGTTCCTGGCGTGACAGTTCCGTTCTTTGCTTCATCAGATCCCGCTGAACCAGTTGTAGCCCTGGTCTTCCCAATACCCGCCCGGGTTGTCGTTGCTGACGAAAATCTCGACAACATGCTTGGGGTTTTTGAATCCCAGTTTGGTGGGGACCCGAACCCTCAGCGGATAGCCGTACTCGGGCGGCAGCGCCACGTCAGCGTAATCCAGTGCCAACAGCGTCTGCGGGTGCAAGGCAGTCGGCATGTCCAGACTGGAGTAGTAACGATCGGCACATTTGAAACCGACAAATTTCGCTGTGGTGTCGGCGCCGATGTGTTCCAGGAAGGTTTTCAGCGGTACACCTCCCCATTGACCGATCGCGCTCCAGCCCTCAACACAGATCAGCCGAGTGATATCGCTGCGTTGCGGCAGCTTGCGCAAGCTTTCGAGTGTCCACGGCGCCTTGTCCCTGATCCGGCCGGAGACGGCGAGCGAGTAACTGGTCAGGTCTACTTCAGGGATATCGTCCTGACCATAGAAAGCGTTGAACGGAAACGGCCAGGTGATCTGCGCGCGGGCGAAGGTCGGCGCCAGTTTCCGTCCACTGAACAGCCACGCCTGGACCCGGTCGTTCCAACGCGACATGGCCCAAAGCACTTTGTCGACCTGATCGCCGTCCTGCAGGTTGCAACCGGTCAGCATCGACATCGCGCCAACCGTCAGGCCGGCCCGAAGAAAATGCCGGCGCTGAATGTTTTCCAGTTCAAGCTGTTGCGCAGGTTCAATCCTGACGCGCTGACGCGTTGTTATTTTAAATTCAGTCATGACCCATTTTTCTCGTTATTAGGCGTCCGCACTCCACCCGTGATCATTGGCACCAGGGTTTTTGGTACCAGAATCACCAAGACCAGGTGAATCACTACAAACGCTGCAATCATCGCCATGGCCGCAAAATGTACGTAACGAGCAACGTCATAGCCGCCCAGTAACGCGACCAGCTCTTGAAGTTGAACCGGTTTCCAGATCGCTACACCCGAGATCACGATCAGTACACCTGCCGCCAGCACGATCCAGTACATCAGGCGCTGTACTGCGTTATAGACACCCTTTTCATGCACCAGCCGAAAGCGCAAGGCATCGGTCAGATCATGCTTCAATGCGGCAATGCCGATGGGCAGCAGCTCACGTTTGAAATGACGACTGGCCAACCCGCACAGCACATAGATTGCGCCGTTGATCAGCAGCAGCCACATGAACGCAAAATGCCAGGCAAGTGCCCCGCCCAGCCAACCGCCCACGGTCAATGACACCGGAAACCTGAAACTGAACAGTGGCGAGGCGTTGTAGATAGCCCAACCGCTCATGAACATGCAGACCATGCAGGCCGCATTGAGCCAATGGGTGAGGCGAACCGGCCAGGGATGCAGTTTCTTCTGTCTCACGTGGTTCCCCTTGCAAGCCTTCCGTGTAGCGGAGCGTTGCCAGACGGCAACGCTCAAGCTTTCTCAGATGATTACATCGGTGGCTGGAAGCCATCCTTGCCGACTGCAATGCCGCGTGCGGTGCCATCTGCAGCGGGGAACACGACGATTTTCGTTCCTTTGACCAGCTCATCGGCTTTGCCTGGCTCGACGTAGGCGATAGGCACGTCATCCGGCACGACGATTTGTTTCTCACCGCCCTGGTAGTTGACGGTCAACGTGCGGCCGTCGGTTTTGGACAGTTTGCCAACGGTGCCGTTGGTCATGGTGCCAGTGCTGCCGTCCGCGTTCTGCCAGCCGTAATGACCTTCGCCGCTGCCCTTGAGCCTGGCGTCGAATACCGTGACCTCAAGCGCCCTCAAGGTTCCGTTGGCCTGCGGGATGGCCGCCGAGCCGATGAAACTGTCGGATTTGATCGAGTCGATATTGGCCTTCGATACCCGGCTGATACCGGTCTTGTCAGTCAGTCCGATCGTCTGCTGGGCGCCAGAGCGGACAGTGAAGGTCAGCGTGTTGTTGCTGACGCTTTCCACCGTACCGCGCAGTGGTTTGATGACCGGCATGTCGGCGGCGGTGGCAATGACGGCAGCGCTGAGCATCACCAAACCGAACGTGGTAGACAGGGCGTTTTTGAGTTGCATGGCGACGATTCCTCATGGGTTGATGTGTCGCCATCCTCGACCGCAGACCGGGACGTCACGATGACCGTCGAATGACATTTTTGTCATTCGCCAACCCTGACCATGTATGACAGAAATGTAACCGACTGCGCCCGCTCATCCCGTTACACTGCACAGCCGAGATACCGATGTCGCGGACTTAACCCCGTCATGAAGAAACCCGAGCGCGCCTGACGATGCATATCCTGCTGATCGAAGATGACACCAAAACAGGTGAGTACCTGAAAAAGGGGCTCGGTGAGTCCGGTTACAACGTCGACTGGACCCAGCATGGCGCTGACGGCCTGCACATGGCCTTGCATACGACCTATGACCTGATCGTGCTGGACGTGATGTTGCCCGGGATTGACGGGTTTCAGATCATCGAGCTGTTGCGCGCCAGACAAGACGTACCCGTGCTGTTCCTTACCGCGCGCGACCAGTTGCAAGACCGCATTCGCGGTCTGGAACTGGGCGCCGATGATTACCTGATCAAACCTTTTTCATTTACCGAACTGCTGTTGCGCATCCGCACTATTCTGCGCCGCGGTGTCGTGCGCGAAGCCGACCATTTCCACCTTGCCGATCTCGAACTGGATCTGGTCCGGCGCCGCGTGACCCGCCAACAACAGGTGATCGTGCTGACCAACAAGGAGTTCGCGCTGCTCCATCTGTTTCTCCGTCGAGCCGGCGATGTGTTGTCCAGGACACAAATCGCTTCGGAAGTCTGGGACATGAATTTCGACAGCGATACCAACGTGGTGGACGTCGCTGTCAAGCGCCTGCGCAACAAGGTCGACCAGCCCTACCCGATCAAGCTGATCCATACCATTCGCGGTATCGGCTATGTCTGCGAGGTGAGGCCATGCGGTCCCGACGCCAACCCTCGCTGACACTGCGATCGACCGTGGCGTTTGCCATGGTCGCGATGCTGGCCGTGGCCGGCGCGGGCTTCTATCTGTATCAGACGATGAAGGCCTCGGTATTGGTCTACAGCGATCACGCGGTGATGGGCCGTCTGGAGCATTTTCGCAAGCTCCTGCATTACGAACTCGCCATCGAAAAGCTGCGCGACAGCCCGCAGATTTTCAAGAACATGCTCGACAGCGAAGACGACATCTTCATCATTGAAGAGCCGGGGCAGCCACCGGTCATCCAGGTCAATCCACTCAACGTCACGTTGCCTGAACTGCCGGTGATCGGCCAGGACACAAAGCTGAGCGTCAGTGATCTGCGCAGCGGCGTGACCGACTCGGGAACAAGGCTGCGCGCCGCCTCCGTAGTCACGACGTCGGGTGGCCGTGTAGTCCGATTGACGGCCGCCCACCTTATGGGCAAGGAAATGGCGATGCTTGCAGCGTATCGCGAGCGCATCTACCTGGCCGTGGCCCTTGCCTTTCTGGCAACCGCGTTGCTGGGTTATCTGTTATTGCGTCGCGGGCTGCGTCCGCTGCGCAAAATGGCCGCCCATGCCGCAGCCATAACGCCTGAGCGTCTGCACAGCCGTATGGACAGCGCCGATACGCCGGTTGAATTGCAACAGCTGAGTGACGCCTATAACGCGATGCTTGATCGTCTTGCTCAGGGTTATCAGCGACTGACGCAATTTTCCGCCGACCTTGCCCATGAAATCCGCACGCCG
Coding sequences within:
- a CDS encoding molybdopterin-dependent oxidoreductase; amino-acid sequence: MTEFKITTRQRVRIEPAQQLELENIQRRHFLRAGLTVGAMSMLTGCNLQDGDQVDKVLWAMSRWNDRVQAWLFSGRKLAPTFARAQITWPFPFNAFYGQDDIPEVDLTSYSLAVSGRIRDKAPWTLESLRKLPQRSDITRLICVEGWSAIGQWGGVPLKTFLEHIGADTTAKFVGFKCADRYYSSLDMPTALHPQTLLALDYADVALPPEYGYPLRVRVPTKLGFKNPKHVVEIFVSNDNPGGYWEDQGYNWFSGI
- a CDS encoding cytochrome b/b6 domain-containing protein → MRQKKLHPWPVRLTHWLNAACMVCMFMSGWAIYNASPLFSFRFPVSLTVGGWLGGALAWHFAFMWLLLINGAIYVLCGLASRHFKRELLPIGIAALKHDLTDALRFRLVHEKGVYNAVQRLMYWIVLAAGVLIVISGVAIWKPVQLQELVALLGGYDVARYVHFAAMAMIAAFVVIHLVLVILVPKTLVPMITGGVRTPNNEKNGS
- a CDS encoding heavy metal response regulator transcription factor, whose amino-acid sequence is MHILLIEDDTKTGEYLKKGLGESGYNVDWTQHGADGLHMALHTTYDLIVLDVMLPGIDGFQIIELLRARQDVPVLFLTARDQLQDRIRGLELGADDYLIKPFSFTELLLRIRTILRRGVVREADHFHLADLELDLVRRRVTRQQQVIVLTNKEFALLHLFLRRAGDVLSRTQIASEVWDMNFDSDTNVVDVAVKRLRNKVDQPYPIKLIHTIRGIGYVCEVRPCGPDANPR
- a CDS encoding heavy metal sensor histidine kinase; translation: MRSRRQPSLTLRSTVAFAMVAMLAVAGAGFYLYQTMKASVLVYSDHAVMGRLEHFRKLLHYELAIEKLRDSPQIFKNMLDSEDDIFIIEEPGQPPVIQVNPLNVTLPELPVIGQDTKLSVSDLRSGVTDSGTRLRAASVVTTSGGRVVRLTAAHLMGKEMAMLAAYRERIYLAVALAFLATALLGYLLLRRGLRPLRKMAAHAAAITPERLHSRMDSADTPVELQQLSDAYNAMLDRLAQGYQRLTQFSADLAHEIRTPVGSLMGHCQVALRQRRSEDEYQALIASNLEELERISRIVESILFLARADEAQAVVERQQLSLHDESQRIAEYFEGLAEERRMSFQITGDGIVLADPLLLRRALSNLVANAVRYAYEGTEILIRVLETHGGARIEVENQGPVLGDETLGKLFDRFYRGDASRHQNSDSYGLGLAIVVAIMQLHDGHVGVEQPRAGTIRFSLSFP